In a single window of the Gadus macrocephalus chromosome 6, ASM3116895v1 genome:
- the skic3 gene encoding tetratricopeptide repeat protein 37 has product MSTKEVKAALKSAREAIKNKEFKEALKHCKAVLKLEKENYNAWVFIGLAASELEQPDQAQTAYKKALELEPEQLLAWQGLANLYEKTDQWDFKAELPDVYQKLVELYASTDKTKCYEVIKKLTESYRSDKEHLKLAKLWLQFLELKEKDAIEKADLLQLWQQMIKELSGFVETHQTDNETQQHLVNAFEKAMVLTCPSPGEEHRKLSADYIRCLSKLPQAEAKMKEACKSMLSLYPSQSYPLEVLCLHHLKTDVQSEEAGSCFSQLLDISPNNGLAHVGMGTKLLQEGKYLEAIRSLAQGLKQTGSTTGWCSLAQAQLKLHRYSDSALSCSQGLTLCVSGDEDVKMKLLKMRLETLVRSGDAQAADQALETMKQIPGAETDTVLKAFKGRAYLNKGQAEQALQVSSELLDSMPDLVQGLVLRGLGQAAQGQLQLSEQSFLQAAAQGPDVGESYFLLGKLYWDMGEESRRDRSKAHTHLLKAAKLDPYLGCVYRHLGHYYRQVAQDAGRARGCYKKAFELDASDEESGAALVDLSMEQGDMDTALAVLQAVIDDSTPGSAKWAWMRRGLYHLKVGQQPQAIADLQSALRADPEDWVCWECLGEAYLNRRSFTAALKAFGKAHALQPSSIYSVYQTASIKQTLGKFQEAAAEYRQITAREDYVPALKGLGECLLSLAKGLLEDYRDGSAIDLIQQAIKSHFRAVELRPDLSCLWKLLGDACTTVSAVSPNRARVLMPGPLAGLEPSSQNHLLNQAQTLKVGERCYGRALKLMPEAPSLWYDLGLNYHRQASLPCLADGDNSSQPLLLEKAQQCVKKAIMMDSGNYSYWNALGVIAMSKGLENFALAQHSFIKSVGVEPNNVTAWTNLGTLYLKKENLELSHEAFKVAQSLEPLSVNCWIGQALIAEAVGSYDTMDLFRHTTELSTHTEGVKGYAFWVCSTLLDKSNRDSELYRYNIVQMNAVSAAQTALSKYTERIQTDPDALIMLGFLNEHLQLRTQALQAYQRAVELLQSGPPTDELAFALGSLGRALCSSGQWEEAVRVYSSTPLQELQDLAGLALAHCRAGHIPESINAYERALAIASSEKEKAYILTALALLQHRLGGLDSAKTLLFKCSMLKEPIPESLLCLCALGLDHGDATLAAAALTELLKQGTATGGAVEQRCLLTCALLALQGNYSGVQREASRAVHSNPGNPSLWALLSRLVPQYCPKKANGGAVAGHVACLASMTQGKRALLYSGVNQLAGGRHSGEDRHRNALKTMQRAVLLCPDDPAAWASLMAACHTENAARFLSQNATRTEGLEPTLMAVVSEKVRCVEEIERPLAQALEAWVLQQALAGLTLGGRLDEAEALCAQVLSVSPEHPAIVLSLRRVQCQRLLLAGAGTALPDAVLEQLSSSVMVNPTNLGAWHWLAELYRSQGLLIQAVMAYRQSLQLASQLCLPSAQIASLLGLALLALGPCMAGVHGNEWNELVLEATSEALKLATSSMALLFQALLQFATKMGARETRRQLERLAYPPCPGEQAGSVVQVARWYLLKHLHAKNDQELMDTLLEHAKGSGDQRLLTLYSHLTSSSS; this is encoded by the exons ATGTCTACTAAAGAAGTGAAAGCTGCACTGAAAAGTGCCAGAGAGGCTATTAAAAACAAAGAATTCAAAGAGGCTTTAAAGCATTGCAAG GCTGTTTTGAAACTTGAAAAGGAGAACTATAATGCCTGGGTGTTTATCGGCCTGGCAGCCAGTGAGCTGGAGCAACCGGACCAGGCGCAGACGGCGTATAAAAAGGCCCTGGAGCTCGAACCTGAGCAGCTACTTGCATGGCAG GGCTTAGCTAATTTGTATGAGAAGACCGACCAGTGGGATTTCAAAGCTGAGCTGCCTGATGTCTACCAGAAGCTGGTGGAGCTGTATGCGAG CACGGACAAAACTAAATGTTATGAGGTGATCAAGAAATTAACTGAAAGCTATCGGTCGGACAAGGAACATTTAAAG ttggCAAAGCTGTGGTTGCAGTTCCTCGAGCTGAAGGAGAAAGACGCTATAGAGAAGGCTGACCTGCTGCAGCTGTGGCAGCAGATGATCAAGGAGCTGTCAGGCTTTGTTGAGACACATCAGACAGACAATGAAACGCAACAGCAT TTGGTCAACGCTTTTGAGAAGGCCATGGTGCTCACCTGTCCGTCCCCCggagaggaacacaggaagcTCTCGGCTGACTACATCAGGTGTCTCTCTAAG CTTCCACAAGCGGAGGCCAAGATGAAAGAGGCCTGCAAGTCCATGCTGTCCCTCTACCCCAGTCAGAGTTACCCCTTGGAGGTCCTGTGCTTGCACCACCTCAAAACAG ATGTCCAGTCAGAGGAAGCTGGCAGCTGTTTCTCTCAGCTCCTGGACATTTCCCCAAACAATGGTCTGGCCCACGTTGGTATGGGCACCAAATTGCTGCAGGAAGGCAAATATCTAGAGGCCATCAGGAGCCTGGCACAAG GCTTGAAGCAAACAGGCTCCACTACCGGATGGTGTAGTCTGGCCCAGGCCCAGCTCAAGCTGCACCGATACAGTGACAGCGCGTTGTCCTGCTCCCAAG gtctgACCCTGTGTGTATCTGGAGATGAGGATGTGAAGATGAAGCTGCTGAAGATGAGGCTGGAGACCTTAGTCCGGAGTGGGGACGCCCAGGCTGCAGACCAGGCCCTGGAGACCATGAAGCAG ATCCCTGGTGCTGAAACCGACACAGTCCTGAAAGCTTTTAAGGGGAGAGCGTATCTGAACAAAGGGCAGGCTGAACAAGCTCTACAG GTGTCCTCTGAGCTGCTGGACTCCATGCCAGACCTAGTCCAGGGGCTGGTACTGAGAGGCCTGGGGCAGGCCGCCCAGGGACAGCTCCAACTGTCAGAGCAGAG TTTCCTACAGGCTGCAGCCCAGGGCCCCGACGTCGGGGAGAGCTATTTCCTGTTGGGAAAGCTCTACTGGGACATGGGAGAGGAGAGCCGTCGGGACCGGAGCAAGGCCCACACACATCTGCTTAAG GCCGCAAAGCTGGACCCGTACCTGGGCTGCGTGTACCGCCACCTGGGCCACTACTACCGGCAGGTGGCCCAGGACGCCGGCCGCGCCCGCGGCTGCTACAAGAAGGCCTTTGAGCTGGACGCCAGCGATGAGGAGTCTGGGGCCGCCTTGGTGGACCTCAGCATGGAGCAGGGAGACATG GACACCGCTCTGGCCGTGCTTCAGGCGGTGATCGACGACTCCACCCCTGGATCGGCCAAGTGGGCTTGGATGAGACGAGGCCTGTATCACCTGAAGGTCGGACAGCAACCCCAGGCTATAGCAGA CCTTCAGTCGGCTCTGAGGGCCGACCCGGAGGACTGGGTGTGCTGGGAGTGTCTGGGCGAGGCCTACCTGAACCGCCGGAGCTTCACGGCCGCCCTGAAGGCCTTCGGCAAGGCCCACGCACTGCAGCCCTCCTCCATCTACAGCGTCTACCAGACGGCCTCCATCAAGCAGACCCTGGGCAAGTTTCAGGAGGCCGCCGCAGAGTACCGGCAGATCACTGCCCGCGAGGACTACGTCCCCGCCCTAAAag GTTTGGGAGAGTGTCTGCTGTCCCTGGCCAAAGGTTTATTGGAAGACTACCGAGACGGAAGCGCCATAGACCTCATTCAACAGGCCATCAAAAGCCACTTCAG GGCGGTGGAGCTCCGTCCAGACCTGTCCTGCTTGTGGAAGCTGCTGGGAGACGCCTGCACCACAGTCAGTGCCGTGTCTCCCAACAGAGCCCGTGTTCTGATGCCAGGCCCGCTGGCTGGTTTGGAGCCCTCCAGCCAGAACCACCTGCTCAACCAGGCCCAGACCCTCAAAGTGGGCGAGCG GTGCTACGGCCGCGCTCTGAAGCTGATGCCCGAGGCCCCCAGCCTTTGGTACGACCTGGGACTCAATTATCATCGTCAAGCCAGCCTCCCCTGCCTTGCAGATGGGGACAACAGCAGCCAGCCCCTGCTCCTGGAGAAGGCCCAGCAG tgtgtAAAAAAGGCGATCATGATGGACAGTGGGAACTATAGCTACTGGAATGCACTGGGAGTGATCGCGATGAGCAAAG GTCTTGAGAACTTTGCCCTGGCTCAACACAGCTTCATAAAATCTGTTGGAGTTGAACCTAAT AACGTAACAGCCTGGACCAATCTTGGCACACTGTATTTGAAGAAGGAAAATTTAGAG CTGTCACACGAGGCCTTCAAAGTAGCGCAGTCGCTGGAGCCGCTGTCTGTGAACTGCTGGATTGGACAG GCTCTGATAGCAGAGGCAGTGGGGAGCTACGATACGATGGACCTCTTCAGGCACACCACGGAACTCAGCACTCAC ACGGAGGGGGTGAAGGGCTACGCCTTCTGGGTGTGCTCCACCCTGCTGGATAAGAGCAACCGGGACTCTGAGCTGTACCGCTACAACATCGTCCAGATGAACGCCGTGTCCGCCGCTCAGACGGCGCTCAGCAAGTACACAG AGAGGATCCAGACTGACCCTGATGCCCTGATCATGCTGGGTTTCCTCAACGAACACCTGCAGCTGAGGACACAGGCGCTGCAGGCCTACCAGAG GGCCGTGGAGCTCCTCCAGTCGGGGCCTCCTACAGACGAGCTGGCCTTCGCTCTGGGCAGCCTCGGTCGCGCGTTGTG ctcctcagGGCAGTGGGAGGAGGCGGTGCGCGtctactcctccacccctctgcaGGAGCTCCAGGACCTGGCGGGGCTGGCTCTGGCCCACTGCAGGGCAGGACACATACCAGAGAGCATCAACG CCTACGAGCGTGCCCTGGCCATCGCCTCCAGTGAGAAGGAGAAGGCCTACATCCTGACCGCCCTGGCCCTGCTTCAGCACCGGCTGGGCGGCCTGGACTCCGCCAAGACGCTGCTCTTCAAATG CTCCATGCTGAAGGAGCCCATCCCGGAGTccctgctgtgtctgtgtgcgctggGCCTGGACCACGGCGACGCCAcgctggccgccgccgccctcacGGAGCTGCTGAAGCAGGGCACGGCCACCGGGGGCGCCGTGGAGCAGCGCTGCCTGCTCACCTGCGCCCTGCTGGCTCTGCAGGGCAACTACAGCGGGGTGCAGCGGGAGGCGTCCCGGGCAGTGCACAG CAATCCCGGAAACCCTTCACTCTGGGCTCTACTGTCCAGACTGGTCCCACAGTACTGCCCAAAGAAAGCAAAT GGTGGTGCAGTGGCCGGCCATGTCGCCTGTCTCGCCAGTATGACACAAGGAAAG AGGGCGCTGTTGTACAGTGGCGTGAACCAGCTGGCAGGCGGCAGACACTCTGGAGAAGACAGGCATAGAAATGCCCTGAAGACCATGCAGAGAGCAGTGCTGCTCTgtcctg ACGATCCGGCCGCATGGGCCAGCCTCATGGCCGCCTGCCACACGGAGAACGCCGCCCGTTTCCTCTCCCAGAACGCCACCCGCACCGAGGGGCTGGAGCCCACGCTCATGGCGGTGGTCTCCGAGAAAG TGCGCTGCGTGGAGGAGATAGAGCGGCCCCTGGCGCAGGCTTTGGAGGCCTGGGTGCTGCAGCAGGCTCTCGCTGGCCTCACACTTGGGGGGAGGCTGGATGAGGCAGAGGCCCTCTGCGCACAG GTGCTGAGCGTCTCTCCGGAGCACCCTGCCATTGTGCTGTCCCTGAGGCGGGTGCAGTGCCAGCGCCTCCTGCTGGCCGGGGCGGGTACCGCGCTGCCGGACGCCGTGCTGGAGCAGCTCAGCAGCAGCGTCATGGTTAACCCCACCAACCTCGGGGCTTGGCAT TGGCTGGCCGAGCTGTATCGTAGCCAGGGCCTGCTGATCCAGGCCGTGATGGCCTACAGACAGAGCCTGCAGCTCGCCTCCCAGCTGTGCCTGCCCAGTGCACAGATAGCCAGCCTGCTGGGCTTGGCCCTGCTGGCCCTGGGGCCGTGCATG GCTGGTGTCCATGGCAACGAGTGGAATGAGCTTGTTCTGGAAGCCACTTCGGAGGCTCTGAAGCTGGCTACCTCCTCCATGGCGCTTCTCTTCCAGGCACTTCTTCAGTTTGCTACCAAGATGGGGGCTAG GGAGACCAGGCGCCAGCTGGAGAGACTGGCCTACCCTCCCTGTCCGGGGGAGCAGGCGGGCAGCGTGGTGCAGGTGGCCCGCTGGTACCTCCTCAAACACCTCCACGCCAAGAACGACCAGGAGCTGATGGAC ACTCTTCTGGAACATGCCAAAGGGAGCGGAGACCAGAGATTGCTCACTTTGTATTCACATCTCACCTCCTCATCTTCCTAA
- the arsk gene encoding arylsulfatase K has protein sequence MLHLVVWIVLCQSFVQCLFHNRTRPNIVMVMADAFDGRLTFDPGRRVVQLPYINYLRGLGTTFLDAYTNSPICCPSRASMWSGQFAHLTQSWNNNKCLDGNATTWMDSLEKSGYQTNMFGKLDYISGSHSLSNRVEAWTRGVKFLLRQEGRPVTQLVGNASTVRIMTKDWETTDRAAQWLRDTAGRLHQPFALYLGLNLPHAYKTDSLGPTGGGSTFLTSPYWLKKVSLELISVPKWLPMSAMHPVDYYSTFTKNCSGEFTQGEIRNIRAFYYAMCAEADAMLGQVLGALRSAGLLDNTVVMFTADHGDLAMEHRQYYKMSMFEGSAHVPLLIAGPGLASGRQSTQTVSLVDLYPTVMALAGIPAPGSLSGHSLLPLLSWPGASPAETHPGWALSEYHGCNANASTYMLRKGRWKYIAYADGQSIPPQLFDLTQDKEELHNVVTKFPKVGAYMEEQLRSIVAYPKVSQAVQLYNKQQFISWRKGLGGYYSKVIANLRWHVDWQRDMLANEKAVDDWLNGI, from the exons ATGCTTCACCTCGTTGTGTGGATTGTACTGTGTCAAAGTTTTGTGCAATGTCTTTTCCACAACCGTACCCGACCCAACATAGTCATGGTGATGGCTGATGCTTTC gacGGACGACTAACCTTTGATCCTGGTAGAAGAGTAGTGCAACTTCCATATATAAACTACCTTAGAGGACTGGGAACCACCTTTCTAGATGCCTACACAAATTCTCCAATATGCTGCCCTTCAAGAGCAT CTATGTGGAGTGGCCAATTTGCTCACCTTACCCAGTCTTGGAACAACAATAAGTGCCTTGACGGTAACGCTACAACGTGGATGGACTCGCTAGAGAAGAGTGGCTATCAGACGAACATGTTTGGGAAGCTGGACTACATCTCAGGGAGCCACTCACTCAG TAATCGCGTTGAGGCCTGGACCCGCGGTGTGAAGTTCCTGCTGAGGCAGGAGGGCCGCCCTGTGACCCAACTGGTCGGGAACGCGTCCACAGTCCGGATCATGACCAAGGACTGGGAGACCACGGACAGGGCCGCCCAGTGGCTACGGGACACGGCTGGGCGGTTACACCAGCCGTTCGCCCTCTACCTCGGCCTCAACCTCCCCCACGCGTACAAGACCGACTCCCTCGGGCCCACGGGAGGGGGGTCCACTTTCCTCACCTCCCCATACTGGCTCAAAAAG GTATCCTTGGAACTCATCTCTGTTCCCAAATGGCTGCCCATGTCAGCCATGCACCCAGTGGATTACTACTCCACCTTCACCAAGAACTGCAGCGGAGAGTTCACCCAGGGGGAGATCAGGAACATCCGGGCCTTCTACTACGCTATGTGTGCTGAGGCCGATGCCATGCTTG GCCAGGTCCTGGGGGCCCTGCGGTCCGCTGGGCTGCTGGACAACACCGTAGTGATGTTCACCGCCGACCACGGAGACCTGGCCATGGAGCACCGGCAGTACTACAAGATGTCCATGTTTGAGGGCAGTGCCCACGTCCCGCTGCTCATCGCGGGCCCCGGACTGGCTTCCGGTCGGCAGTCCACCCAGACGGTGTCCCTGGTCGACCTCTACCCCACCGTCATGG CGCTTGCAGGCATCCCGGCACCGGGCTCCCTGAGTGgacactctctcctccccctgctctcctgGCCTGGTGCCAGTCCAGCTGAGACCCATCCGGGCTGGGCTCTGAGCGAGTACCATGGATGTAATGCCAACGCCTCCACCTACATGCTGAGGAAGGGCCGGTGGAAGTACATTGCCTACGCAGATGGTCAGAGTATCCCCCCACAGCTCTTTG ACCTGACACAGGACAAGGAAGAACTTCACAATGTGGTGACCAAATTCCCAAAGGTCGGGGCATACATGGAGGAGCAGTTACGTAGTATTGTGGCATATCCGAAAGTGTCTCAGGCCGTGCAACTGTACAACAAACAACAATTTATCTCTTGGCGGAAGGGTTTGGGCGGGTATTACAGCAAAGTCATCGCCAACCTAAGATGGCACGTGGACTGGCAAAGAGATATGTTGGCTAATGAGAAGGCAGTGGATGATTGGCTCAATGGTATATGA
- the arrdc3a gene encoding arrestin domain-containing protein 3a isoform X1: MVLGKVKSFTISYDCLNDSNVPVFSSGDSVSGRVIIEVTGEIRVKSLKIHAKGFAKVRWTESRNAGSNTAYTQNYTEEVEYLSHKDILIGHERDDDNSEEALTTIHSGRHEYAFSLELPTTPLATSFEGKHGSVRYWVKAELHRPWLLPMKTKKEFTVFEHIDINTPLLLSPQAGTKDKTLCCWFCTSGPISLSAKIERKGYTPGESIQIFAEIENCSSRMVVPKAAIYQTQTFYAKGKMKEVKQLVANLRGESLSSGKTETWSGKMLKIPPVSPSILDCNIIRVEYSLMVYVDIPGAINLSLNLPLVIGTIPLHPFGSRTSSVSSQCSMTMSWLGMALPERPEAPPSYAEIVTDEQRQSRLDVAPAREELDGPLFAYIHEFRFQPPPLYSEIDPNPDQASCPEVRRLDACPSR, encoded by the exons ATGGTGCTCGGCAAGGTGAAGAGCTTCACCATAAGCTACGACTGTCTTAACGACAGCAACGTGCCCGTGTTCTCCAGCGGGGACTCGGTCTCAGGGAGGGTGATCATTGAAGTCACCGGAGAGATTCGTGTCAAATCCCTGAAGATCCACGCAAAGGGATTCGCCAAAGTTCGTTGGACTGAGTCGAGAAACGCTGGATCCAACACTGCCTACACGCAGAATTACACGGAAGAAGTGGAATATTTGAGCCACAAAGACATACTCATTGGACACGAGAGAG ACGACGACAACTCAGAAGAAGCTCTCACCACTATTCATTCAGGGAGACATGAGTATGCATTCAGCCTCGAGCTTCCAACAAC ACCTCTGGCTACCTCTTTCGAAGGCAAGCATGGCAGTGTGCGCTACTGGGTGAAGGCCGAGCTGCACAGGCCGTGGCTCCTGCCCATGAAGACAAAGAAGGAGTTCACGGTCTTTGAACACATCGACATCAACACTCCATTACTGCTG TCACCCCAGGCCGGCACCAAAGACAAGAcgctttgctgctggttctgcaCCTCAGGTCCTATCTCCCTAAGTGCCAAAATAGAGCGGAAGGGGTATACCCCAG GCGAGTCTATCCAGATCTTTGCCGAGATCGAGAACTGCTCATCCCGCATGGTGGTGCCAAAGGCGGCCATTTACCAGACCCAGACCTTCTACGCCAAAGGGAAGATGAAGGAGGTCAAGCAGCTGGTGGCCAACCTGCGGGGCGAGTCCCTGTCCTCCGGCAAGACGGAGACCTGGAGCGGCAAGATGCTGAAGATCCCCCCCGTGTCCCCCTCCATCCTGGACTGCAACATCATCAGGGTGGAGTACTCCCTCATG GTCTACGTGGACATCCCCGGGGCCATCAACCTGTCCCTCAACCTGCCCCTGGTCATCGGCACCATCCCCCTTCACCCCTTCGGCTCCCGGACCTCCAGCGTGAGCAGCCAGTGCAGCATGACCATGAGCTGGCTGGGCATGGCCCTGCCCGAGAGACCGGAGG cTCCCCCAAGCTATGCAGAGATCGTGACTGATGAGCAGCGTCAGAGCAGACTGGACGTGGCACCGGCACGTGAGGAGCTGGACGGGCCGCTCTTTGCCTACATCCACGAGTTCCGCTTCCAGCCGCCTCCCCTCTACTCCGAG ATCGATCCTAACCCCGACCAGGCCAGCTGCCCGGAGGTGCGCAGGCTGGACGCGTGTCCGTCTCGCTGA
- the arrdc3a gene encoding arrestin domain-containing protein 3a isoform X2 — translation MCLEHFPPFLSDDDNSEEALTTIHSGRHEYAFSLELPTTPLATSFEGKHGSVRYWVKAELHRPWLLPMKTKKEFTVFEHIDINTPLLLSPQAGTKDKTLCCWFCTSGPISLSAKIERKGYTPGESIQIFAEIENCSSRMVVPKAAIYQTQTFYAKGKMKEVKQLVANLRGESLSSGKTETWSGKMLKIPPVSPSILDCNIIRVEYSLMVYVDIPGAINLSLNLPLVIGTIPLHPFGSRTSSVSSQCSMTMSWLGMALPERPEAPPSYAEIVTDEQRQSRLDVAPAREELDGPLFAYIHEFRFQPPPLYSEIDPNPDQASCPEVRRLDACPSR, via the exons ATGTGTTTGGAACAttttcctccttttctttcAGACGACGACAACTCAGAAGAAGCTCTCACCACTATTCATTCAGGGAGACATGAGTATGCATTCAGCCTCGAGCTTCCAACAAC ACCTCTGGCTACCTCTTTCGAAGGCAAGCATGGCAGTGTGCGCTACTGGGTGAAGGCCGAGCTGCACAGGCCGTGGCTCCTGCCCATGAAGACAAAGAAGGAGTTCACGGTCTTTGAACACATCGACATCAACACTCCATTACTGCTG TCACCCCAGGCCGGCACCAAAGACAAGAcgctttgctgctggttctgcaCCTCAGGTCCTATCTCCCTAAGTGCCAAAATAGAGCGGAAGGGGTATACCCCAG GCGAGTCTATCCAGATCTTTGCCGAGATCGAGAACTGCTCATCCCGCATGGTGGTGCCAAAGGCGGCCATTTACCAGACCCAGACCTTCTACGCCAAAGGGAAGATGAAGGAGGTCAAGCAGCTGGTGGCCAACCTGCGGGGCGAGTCCCTGTCCTCCGGCAAGACGGAGACCTGGAGCGGCAAGATGCTGAAGATCCCCCCCGTGTCCCCCTCCATCCTGGACTGCAACATCATCAGGGTGGAGTACTCCCTCATG GTCTACGTGGACATCCCCGGGGCCATCAACCTGTCCCTCAACCTGCCCCTGGTCATCGGCACCATCCCCCTTCACCCCTTCGGCTCCCGGACCTCCAGCGTGAGCAGCCAGTGCAGCATGACCATGAGCTGGCTGGGCATGGCCCTGCCCGAGAGACCGGAGG cTCCCCCAAGCTATGCAGAGATCGTGACTGATGAGCAGCGTCAGAGCAGACTGGACGTGGCACCGGCACGTGAGGAGCTGGACGGGCCGCTCTTTGCCTACATCCACGAGTTCCGCTTCCAGCCGCCTCCCCTCTACTCCGAG ATCGATCCTAACCCCGACCAGGCCAGCTGCCCGGAGGTGCGCAGGCTGGACGCGTGTCCGTCTCGCTGA